The following proteins are encoded in a genomic region of Pelorhabdus rhamnosifermentans:
- a CDS encoding DNA translocase FtsK, whose product MFKVFSELTPEVKYELLGIGLITIGIISFISLFGMSTGAVGGLIAKILRYAFGIGASVVLLVVSALGAKYIWTRKPHDYEVKYVGFMILFIACLALYHHVVIPVNQEILPERLVQGGGFVGGFVLFELRKLFGYYGTLVLLLAIVLASIIIATKWSIANTLVAAKDKANDGLVSAREAIASTAEDLNQWQQEKTAALFYDQETDEPTPPTKSYTDNFQMPEPFEIQSEPDIPSVTAVKTKIDMTQPLPVITTGSPETYHLPPLTMLKKSLKTKSGKISKEIVENAHILEGTLDSFGVSAKIIQTCQGPAVTRYELEPAPGVKVSRIVNLADDIALKLAAPGVRIEAPIPGKAAIGIEVPNKNVSSVPHRDVLETEQFQQASSKLSVALGKDIAGQTIIADLAKMPHLLIAGATGSGKSVCINTLITSILFKARPDEAKFILIDPKVVELSNYNGVPHLLTPVVTDAKKAAAALRWAVHEMERRYALFADTGVRDIRRYNEVTQEEHLPLIVVIIDELADLMMVAPVDVEDAVCRLAQMARAAGLHLVLATQRPSVDVITGIIKANIPSRISFAVSSQIDSRTILDMAGAEKLLGKGDMLFYPVGAAKPLRVQGSFISDDEVEELVTFVSAQAQPEYTEGVTKVEESHVKAAPDTQTDELLKDAVFLVMETGQASASMLQRKFRVGYSRAGRLIDAMEEMKIIGPSMGSKPREVIMTSAEVAEKYFNEN is encoded by the coding sequence TTGTTTAAGGTGTTTTCCGAGCTTACTCCAGAGGTAAAATATGAACTGTTAGGAATTGGGCTCATTACTATTGGAATTATTTCATTTATAAGCTTATTCGGGATGAGTACGGGAGCTGTTGGTGGACTGATTGCGAAAATCTTACGGTATGCATTTGGTATAGGCGCTTCTGTTGTTTTATTAGTCGTTAGCGCTCTTGGGGCCAAGTATATTTGGACGCGTAAGCCTCATGATTATGAAGTAAAATATGTAGGCTTTATGATACTTTTTATCGCTTGTCTGGCCTTATATCATCACGTAGTGATTCCTGTTAATCAGGAAATTTTACCTGAACGGCTAGTACAAGGTGGAGGATTTGTTGGTGGTTTTGTTTTATTTGAATTACGGAAATTATTTGGCTATTATGGCACACTTGTATTGCTGTTAGCTATTGTTCTTGCTTCCATTATTATTGCAACAAAATGGTCTATTGCCAACACGCTTGTGGCAGCGAAAGACAAAGCAAATGATGGTCTAGTGAGTGCGCGAGAGGCCATCGCAAGTACAGCGGAAGATTTAAATCAGTGGCAACAAGAGAAAACGGCTGCATTATTTTATGATCAAGAAACAGATGAGCCTACTCCTCCTACAAAATCATATACAGACAATTTTCAGATGCCTGAACCGTTTGAAATACAGTCTGAACCAGACATCCCAAGTGTAACTGCTGTAAAGACAAAAATAGATATGACGCAACCATTGCCTGTTATTACTACAGGATCGCCCGAAACTTATCATTTGCCTCCCCTGACGATGTTAAAAAAGTCACTTAAGACAAAGTCTGGAAAAATCAGCAAAGAAATTGTTGAAAATGCTCATATTTTAGAAGGAACATTAGATAGTTTTGGCGTTAGTGCTAAAATCATTCAGACCTGTCAGGGTCCGGCAGTGACGCGGTATGAATTAGAACCTGCGCCAGGTGTGAAGGTGAGTCGCATTGTCAATTTGGCTGATGATATTGCCTTAAAATTGGCAGCTCCTGGTGTACGTATTGAAGCACCTATTCCAGGTAAGGCGGCTATTGGTATTGAAGTTCCGAATAAAAATGTATCAAGTGTTCCTCATCGCGATGTGCTGGAAACAGAACAATTTCAACAGGCTTCATCGAAATTAAGTGTTGCCCTTGGTAAGGATATTGCGGGTCAAACGATTATTGCGGATCTTGCGAAAATGCCCCATCTTTTAATTGCGGGGGCTACAGGATCAGGCAAAAGTGTTTGTATTAATACCCTTATTACAAGTATTTTATTTAAAGCACGTCCTGATGAGGCCAAATTTATCCTCATTGATCCAAAAGTTGTGGAATTGTCTAACTATAATGGTGTTCCTCATTTATTGACTCCTGTTGTGACAGATGCGAAAAAGGCTGCTGCTGCATTGCGCTGGGCCGTTCATGAAATGGAACGCCGCTATGCATTATTTGCTGATACAGGTGTTCGTGATATTCGTCGCTATAATGAAGTGACACAAGAGGAACATCTGCCGCTAATCGTTGTCATTATTGATGAATTAGCGGATTTGATGATGGTAGCTCCTGTCGATGTAGAAGATGCCGTTTGCCGCTTGGCGCAAATGGCTCGCGCCGCCGGGCTTCATCTTGTACTTGCCACACAGCGGCCATCTGTGGATGTCATTACAGGCATTATTAAAGCCAATATTCCTTCACGTATATCCTTTGCTGTTTCCTCGCAAATTGATTCACGTACGATTCTTGATATGGCAGGAGCAGAAAAGTTATTAGGAAAAGGGGATATGCTGTTTTATCCTGTTGGAGCTGCTAAGCCGCTTCGTGTACAAGGATCATTTATTTCTGATGACGAAGTAGAAGAATTAGTGACTTTCGTGAGTGCGCAAGCACAGCCGGAATATACGGAAGGCGTTACAAAGGTGGAAGAAAGTCATGTGAAAGCGGCTCCTGATACTCAAACGGATGAACTGTTAAAAGATGCGGTCTTTTTAGTCATGGAAACGGGGCAGGCTTCGGCTTCTATGTTGCAGCGTAAGTTTCGCGTTGGCTATTCACGGGCTGGGCGGTTAATTGATGCCATGGAAGAAATGAAAATTATCGGTCCGAGCATGGGAAGCAAACCGCGTGAGGTGATTATGACCTCTGCTGAAGTAGCGGAAAAATATTTTAATGAAAACTAA
- a CDS encoding YgiQ family radical SAM protein, which translates to MINSFIPVSKEDMNNRGWDQLDFLFVSGDAYVDHPSFGPAILCRLLESKGYKIGLIAQPDWHSTTDFLKLGKPRLGVFISAGNLDSMLNKFTAAKRFRSSDNYSPGGKAGLRPERASLVYCTRVREAFKNIPIILGGIEASLRRFAHYDYWSNRVRRSIMIDSRADLVVYGMGEKQVVEIAEQLAYGLDVSEIHSVHGTCYAVRSLDELWDYTLLPSFDQVSTNKADFAAAFKIQYEEQDPIRGKTLVQQHGPVYVVQNPPAASLSTAEMDAIYDLPYTRTYHPSYERWGGVPALNEVKFSLVSHRGCFGSCSFCAIVSHQGRIIQSRSKESLLKEAKAITELPDFKGYIHDVGGPTANFRLPACSHQVERGTCKGKQCLFPAPCSELRTSHDAYLELLRELRSLPKVKKVFIRSGIRYDYLLASQEKEFLYELCQYHVSGQLKVAPEHVSPKVTGLMGKPGKGVYLAFKNAFDQMNRSIGKEQYLVPYFMSSHPGSGLKEAIELAEFLRDTRCQPEQVQDFIPTPGSLSTCMYYTGLNPLTGEEIYVATNPHEKRLQRALLQYRDPKNYSLVYEALEKAGRTDLIGFGPNCFIRPRRGSAQSGARTFDKQQSSEKLPESIEKRNSFPKKENKGKFNKKKNARKLQKRRIR; encoded by the coding sequence ATGATAAATTCTTTTATACCCGTAAGTAAGGAAGATATGAATAATAGAGGCTGGGATCAACTGGATTTTTTATTTGTTAGTGGCGACGCTTATGTTGATCATCCCAGTTTTGGGCCAGCCATTCTTTGCAGACTCCTCGAAAGTAAAGGGTATAAAATAGGACTTATTGCACAACCAGATTGGCATTCTACAACTGACTTTTTAAAACTTGGCAAGCCACGGTTAGGTGTTTTTATTTCTGCGGGCAATTTAGATTCTATGCTGAATAAATTTACGGCAGCTAAACGTTTTCGTAGCAGCGATAATTATTCACCGGGTGGTAAAGCGGGATTGCGTCCCGAACGAGCTAGTCTAGTCTATTGTACGCGGGTGAGGGAAGCCTTTAAAAATATCCCGATTATTCTAGGGGGTATTGAAGCGAGTCTGCGTCGATTTGCTCACTATGACTACTGGTCGAATCGTGTACGACGTTCTATTATGATTGACAGTCGCGCAGATCTTGTTGTCTATGGGATGGGTGAAAAGCAGGTTGTAGAAATCGCGGAGCAGCTTGCTTATGGACTGGATGTTTCAGAAATTCATTCTGTTCATGGTACGTGTTATGCTGTACGTTCGCTTGATGAACTATGGGATTATACGTTACTACCAAGTTTTGATCAAGTTTCAACAAATAAAGCTGATTTTGCCGCTGCCTTTAAAATTCAATATGAAGAGCAAGATCCCATTCGTGGGAAAACGCTTGTACAGCAGCATGGTCCCGTTTATGTTGTACAAAATCCACCTGCTGCTTCACTATCAACAGCCGAGATGGATGCAATCTATGATCTTCCTTATACAAGAACCTATCATCCCAGTTATGAAAGATGGGGTGGTGTGCCAGCTCTTAATGAAGTGAAATTTTCTCTTGTAAGTCATCGTGGTTGTTTTGGGAGCTGTTCTTTTTGCGCCATTGTATCGCATCAGGGAAGGATTATTCAGTCGCGTAGCAAGGAATCACTGCTCAAAGAGGCTAAAGCCATTACAGAACTCCCGGACTTCAAGGGCTATATTCATGATGTCGGTGGTCCTACAGCTAATTTTCGATTGCCCGCCTGTTCTCATCAGGTAGAACGGGGAACATGTAAGGGAAAACAATGTCTTTTTCCCGCGCCTTGCAGTGAATTACGCACCTCGCATGATGCGTACTTGGAATTGCTTCGCGAGCTGCGATCACTACCGAAAGTCAAAAAAGTATTTATTCGGTCAGGCATCAGGTATGATTATCTGCTTGCTTCTCAGGAAAAAGAATTTTTGTATGAACTTTGTCAGTACCATGTGAGTGGTCAGTTAAAGGTGGCTCCTGAGCATGTTTCACCAAAAGTGACTGGGCTTATGGGCAAGCCAGGTAAAGGTGTCTATTTAGCTTTTAAAAATGCTTTCGATCAAATGAATCGTTCCATTGGCAAGGAACAATATTTGGTGCCTTATTTTATGTCTAGCCATCCTGGCTCAGGACTAAAAGAAGCTATTGAATTAGCTGAATTCTTGCGTGATACGCGCTGTCAACCGGAACAGGTGCAGGATTTTATTCCCACGCCAGGCAGTCTGTCGACATGTATGTACTACACAGGTCTTAATCCCTTAACAGGTGAAGAAATTTATGTTGCCACAAATCCTCATGAAAAAAGACTACAGCGTGCATTGCTGCAGTACCGTGATCCTAAAAACTATAGTCTTGTGTATGAAGCTTTAGAAAAGGCCGGACGTACGGATTTGATCGGGTTTGGGCCTAATTGTTTTATTCGGCCTCGCCGTGGTAGCGCTCAATCAGGTGCGCGGACATTTGATAAACAACAGAGTTCGGAAAAGCTGCCTGAGTCCATAGAAAAACGAAATAGCTTTCCTAAAAAAGAGAATAAGGGAAAGTTCAACAAAAAGAAGAATGCTCGTAAACTCCAAAAACGACGAATTAGATAA
- a CDS encoding YlzJ-like family protein: MILWTVMPLDVVFPPTETTLSYEEIEVDGTKLIVERLSVTEAKVIRVISSNPADFLNPNYQPGTRLTYSIVHSALS, translated from the coding sequence ATGATCTTGTGGACAGTCATGCCGTTAGATGTCGTCTTTCCTCCTACAGAAACCACCCTTTCCTACGAAGAAATTGAGGTCGATGGTACTAAACTGATAGTAGAGCGTCTGTCAGTAACTGAAGCAAAGGTGATTCGAGTTATTTCTAGCAATCCAGCTGATTTTTTGAATCCAAATTATCAGCCTGGAACCCGTTTGACTTATTCGATTGTTCATTCGGCGCTCTCCTAA
- the rimO gene encoding 30S ribosomal protein S12 methylthiotransferase RimO, translating into MLKAGIISLGCAKNLVDTEVMLGILTENHVKIVQEPAEADILIVNTCGFIDSAKEESITTILSMADFKKNGHCRGLIVAGCLGQRYKQELLNELPEIDAIVGTGSWHRIMEAVNAVLTGQRLLLADDNVTIYDHETPRITTTPFYSAYVKIADGCDNCCAYCAIPAIRGRFRSRPIESIVEEVKRLVKRGTKEIILIAQDTTNYGSDLYGKPELTELLRELVKIHDLGWIRLLYCYPTNFGDDLIALMASESKILNYVDLPLQHAHNDILKAMNRKDTREQTEILLHKLRQAMPDVVVRTSLIVGFPGETEEQFESLLQFVQEQQFQNVGVFTYSQEEGTRAAKMGNQIDETVKEERYHRLMALQSKISESLNLKSEGKVIDVLIEGITEDNPPVIFGRSYREAPEVDGRVYVENAKDAQPGDMIRTRIIQGFTYDILTEKVEY; encoded by the coding sequence GTGTTAAAAGCTGGTATTATCAGTTTAGGCTGTGCAAAAAATCTTGTTGATACAGAAGTCATGCTTGGAATTTTAACAGAAAATCATGTCAAAATCGTTCAAGAGCCAGCCGAAGCGGATATTTTGATCGTAAATACCTGTGGATTTATTGATTCCGCTAAGGAAGAATCAATTACAACCATATTATCTATGGCTGATTTTAAAAAGAATGGTCACTGTCGCGGATTAATTGTTGCAGGTTGTCTTGGGCAACGCTATAAACAGGAATTGCTTAATGAACTACCGGAAATTGATGCGATTGTTGGTACAGGATCGTGGCATCGTATTATGGAAGCTGTCAATGCGGTGCTCACTGGGCAGCGCTTATTGCTTGCTGATGACAACGTAACGATTTATGATCATGAGACACCGCGTATTACGACAACGCCTTTTTACAGTGCCTATGTGAAAATAGCGGATGGTTGTGATAATTGTTGTGCCTATTGTGCTATTCCTGCGATTCGAGGCCGGTTTCGTAGTCGCCCTATTGAATCAATTGTCGAAGAAGTGAAACGTCTTGTTAAGCGGGGCACGAAGGAAATTATTCTTATTGCCCAGGATACGACCAATTATGGTAGTGATTTATATGGTAAACCTGAGCTTACAGAACTTCTCAGGGAACTTGTTAAGATTCATGACTTAGGCTGGATCCGTCTGCTTTATTGTTATCCAACTAATTTTGGTGATGATTTAATTGCCCTTATGGCGAGTGAATCCAAAATTCTCAATTATGTTGATCTACCGCTTCAACATGCTCATAATGACATTTTGAAAGCGATGAATAGAAAAGATACGCGCGAGCAAACAGAAATATTGCTGCATAAACTGCGTCAGGCAATGCCTGATGTTGTTGTTCGTACTTCGCTAATCGTCGGCTTTCCTGGGGAGACAGAGGAACAATTTGAATCTTTATTACAATTTGTCCAAGAGCAACAATTTCAAAATGTGGGTGTCTTTACTTATTCGCAGGAAGAGGGTACACGAGCGGCTAAGATGGGCAACCAAATTGATGAAACTGTCAAAGAAGAACGATATCATCGGCTCATGGCTCTCCAAAGTAAGATTAGTGAGTCTCTCAATTTAAAAAGTGAGGGCAAAGTGATTGATGTCCTTATTGAAGGGATTACTGAAGACAATCCACCCGTTATTTTTGGCCGCTCTTATCGAGAAGCACCGGAAGTTGACGGTCGGGTTTATGTTGAGAATGCGAAAGATGCTCAGCCTGGCGATATGATTCGAACGAGAATTATACAAGGATTTACCTATGATATACTGACTGAAAAAGTTGAATACTAA
- a CDS encoding ABC transporter substrate-binding protein — protein MRRYMPLMFLSFFLVFLAIIGTDLMGHAGEQTPENIKSVVLYTNLPVEQVSLFAEEYENVGKIHVSIIPLSDQDLLTRLQTESNGPQADLVLATTAVLDQAKANHLLAPVTSEQTDMVPDRFKDKDNLWIGTWYDPIVFAVNRDFAKKLSQPIAKWADLTKDNNKFRIGMTDFLASEASANLLYTLQAVEGETATLAFFKKMHPQIVQYAKFLATPVRMAGMGEVDIAVAVQSESIRYLNDGFPISIVYPEEGTAFSLTGIALVAHAPHASDALPFIDWLLQDDAQNLLQNHKFYFIPTHPDTKIAKFYETKHIKLFDSQPLTVMQQHELMDKWIQSVRLSPRSF, from the coding sequence ATGCGCCGCTATATGCCGCTTATGTTTTTGTCGTTTTTCTTGGTGTTCTTAGCTATTATCGGCACGGATCTTATGGGGCATGCTGGAGAACAAACACCTGAAAACATTAAATCTGTCGTACTTTATACGAATTTACCTGTTGAACAAGTTTCATTGTTTGCTGAGGAATATGAGAATGTCGGGAAAATCCATGTTAGCATTATCCCGCTTTCTGATCAGGATTTATTGACGCGATTACAAACTGAAAGTAATGGTCCCCAGGCTGATTTGGTGCTTGCGACAACTGCCGTTCTGGACCAAGCCAAGGCAAATCATCTTTTGGCGCCAGTAACTTCTGAACAAACGGACATGGTACCTGATAGATTTAAAGATAAAGATAACTTATGGATTGGAACGTGGTATGATCCGATTGTTTTTGCTGTAAACAGGGATTTTGCCAAGAAACTTTCCCAGCCAATTGCTAAATGGGCTGATTTGACGAAGGACAATAATAAGTTTCGTATTGGCATGACTGATTTTCTTGCGTCAGAGGCGTCAGCTAATTTGCTTTATACCTTGCAGGCTGTAGAAGGCGAAACAGCGACACTCGCGTTTTTTAAAAAAATGCATCCGCAAATTGTCCAATATGCTAAATTTTTGGCCACACCTGTTCGTATGGCAGGTATGGGTGAAGTGGATATTGCTGTAGCCGTACAAAGCGAGAGTATTCGTTATCTTAATGATGGGTTCCCCATTAGCATTGTTTATCCAGAAGAAGGAACGGCCTTTTCGCTGACAGGTATTGCCCTTGTTGCGCATGCTCCTCATGCCAGCGATGCATTACCTTTTATTGATTGGTTATTACAAGATGATGCGCAGAATTTATTGCAAAACCATAAATTCTATTTCATTCCTACTCATCCAGACACAAAAATAGCAAAATTCTATGAAACGAAGCATATTAAACTTTTCGACAGTCAGCCACTTACGGTGATGCAACAGCATGAATTAATGGATAAGTGGATTCAATCTGTCCGTTTAAGTCCTCGCTCGTTTTAG
- a CDS encoding helix-turn-helix domain-containing protein yields METVGQILRAEREKKNLSVKDVEHATSIRALYITSIEADDYKVIPGEVYLKGFIRNYANFLGLNSAELVDLYRESQAEAAPEAVVTPQPSVVDERPKINLLSMISPKLAATAIILVAVIGIGFWAYGGQQSPSVPQKVQPPAEQAQQVPEAPAVPVKPANTKPVYVQAKFSEECWTQVTADGKRIYEGTPKKDESFTWEAQETLAIKAGNAGAMDVTWNGQPQGKLGKKGDVVTKTFTPQGSK; encoded by the coding sequence ATGGAAACAGTTGGGCAAATACTACGTGCTGAACGAGAAAAGAAAAATTTATCAGTTAAAGATGTGGAGCACGCCACAAGTATTCGTGCACTTTATATTACTTCGATTGAGGCAGATGACTATAAAGTTATTCCTGGTGAAGTATATCTTAAAGGATTTATTCGTAACTATGCAAATTTTTTGGGCTTAAACAGTGCCGAATTAGTGGATCTTTATCGCGAATCACAGGCGGAAGCAGCACCTGAAGCGGTTGTGACTCCTCAACCATCTGTTGTCGATGAACGTCCAAAAATCAACTTGCTAAGTATGATATCACCAAAATTAGCAGCAACAGCCATTATTCTCGTTGCTGTCATTGGCATTGGATTTTGGGCATATGGCGGACAGCAAAGTCCTAGTGTGCCGCAAAAAGTACAGCCTCCAGCCGAACAGGCTCAGCAAGTGCCGGAAGCCCCGGCTGTTCCTGTCAAACCCGCTAATACCAAGCCTGTTTATGTTCAGGCAAAATTTAGTGAAGAATGTTGGACACAGGTGACAGCGGATGGAAAGAGAATCTATGAAGGCACACCAAAAAAAGATGAATCTTTTACATGGGAAGCCCAGGAAACTTTAGCTATTAAAGCGGGTAATGCCGGTGCTATGGATGTTACATGGAATGGGCAACCCCAGGGCAAACTAGGGAAAAAGGGAGACGTTGTGACGAAAACATTCACACCGCAAGGTTCTAAATGA
- a CDS encoding competence/damage-inducible protein A → MIVELVSTGTELLLGQIVNTNAVFLAQHLNEMGFDVLYQTTVGDNRNRMTQVLETALARADIVITTGGLGPTQGDITKEVTAKLLNLPLVLHEPSLERIHKFFQCRQIPMADNNKRQAFVAQGAIILDNERGTAPGTIVDVNGKIVIHLPGPPSECEHMFTRSVVPYLQKNFGQQGIIVSKILRTYGLGESSLEEAIKDYILAQSNPTIALLVRSGEVIIRLTAKAASREQAETLIAGLEKLIRERVGDYIFGINQDTLEEILGQHLTEKELTVALAESCTGGLVTSRLTDVPGSSVYLKGSIVSYSNEVKMNAIHVEKAVLEKYGAVSEETACQMAQGARNSFKTSLGVGITGIAGPGGATETKPVGLVFIAVDGPLGTKCYEYHFVGQRKEIKNRTALAALNQLRRYVLTL, encoded by the coding sequence ATGATCGTTGAATTAGTAAGTACAGGTACAGAACTTTTATTAGGCCAAATTGTCAATACAAATGCTGTTTTTTTAGCACAGCATTTGAATGAAATGGGATTTGATGTTCTTTATCAAACAACAGTAGGCGATAATCGTAACCGCATGACACAAGTGCTGGAAACAGCGCTGGCTCGAGCGGATATTGTCATTACGACAGGAGGGCTGGGGCCAACGCAGGGTGATATTACAAAAGAGGTTACTGCTAAACTATTAAACTTGCCGCTAGTGTTGCATGAACCCAGTTTGGAGCGTATTCATAAGTTTTTTCAATGTCGGCAAATTCCTATGGCAGATAATAATAAACGACAGGCCTTTGTTGCACAAGGTGCGATAATTTTAGATAATGAACGCGGTACAGCACCAGGTACGATTGTTGATGTTAACGGTAAAATTGTTATTCATTTGCCTGGACCGCCTAGTGAATGTGAACATATGTTTACAAGATCGGTTGTTCCTTATTTGCAAAAAAACTTTGGGCAGCAAGGCATTATTGTATCGAAAATCCTGAGAACCTATGGTTTAGGTGAATCTTCTCTTGAGGAAGCCATTAAGGATTATATTTTGGCTCAAAGTAATCCAACGATTGCCCTTCTCGTACGTAGCGGTGAAGTGATTATTCGTCTGACAGCGAAAGCTGCTTCGCGTGAGCAAGCCGAAACACTCATTGCCGGGCTGGAAAAATTGATTCGTGAGCGCGTGGGTGATTATATTTTTGGTATTAATCAAGATACATTAGAAGAAATTTTAGGGCAGCATTTGACTGAAAAAGAATTGACTGTCGCTTTGGCTGAATCTTGTACAGGTGGTCTTGTAACAAGCCGACTTACAGATGTACCAGGCAGTTCTGTCTATCTGAAAGGAAGCATTGTTTCCTATAGCAACGAAGTCAAAATGAATGCTATTCACGTTGAAAAAGCAGTCTTAGAAAAATATGGAGCCGTGTCAGAAGAAACGGCTTGTCAAATGGCCCAAGGTGCGCGGAATTCTTTTAAAACGTCACTAGGCGTTGGAATCACGGGTATTGCAGGCCCTGGTGGCGCTACAGAAACAAAACCTGTTGGGTTGGTTTTTATTGCAGTTGATGGGCCACTAGGCACAAAATGTTATGAATACCATTTTGTTGGTCAGCGCAAAGAAATTAAAAATCGCACAGCTTTAGCCGCATTAAATCAGTTGCGGCGCTATGTTTTAACATTATAA
- a CDS encoding ClpP family protease, translated as MFKNDNPVVPSPLEPHEHPTEEPKSTRTKKSAVNENIQDLGTTEVPTAKSNLHVMTIIGQIEGHMVLPPQNKTTKYEHVMPQLVAIEQNPEIEGLMLLLNTVGGDVEAGLAIAEMVASMSKPSVSIVLGGGHSIGVPIAVSATYSFIVESATMTIHPIRLTGMVIGAQSSFDYLEKMQDRVNRFVVSHSQMDESKWKEMLYKMGELSRDIGTSVGGKDAVKYGLINAVGGISEAMSKLQELIQANKDSKGLKQ; from the coding sequence ATGTTTAAAAATGATAACCCTGTTGTGCCATCACCGCTCGAGCCTCATGAGCATCCAACGGAAGAACCAAAATCAACGCGGACCAAAAAATCGGCGGTAAATGAGAATATACAAGATTTAGGTACAACAGAAGTTCCCACAGCCAAAAGTAATTTGCATGTTATGACCATTATCGGTCAAATTGAAGGCCATATGGTATTGCCGCCGCAAAATAAAACGACGAAATATGAACATGTCATGCCACAACTGGTTGCCATTGAACAAAATCCGGAGATTGAGGGACTTATGCTGTTATTAAATACCGTTGGCGGTGATGTTGAAGCAGGGCTGGCAATCGCTGAGATGGTTGCTAGCATGTCTAAACCTTCTGTATCCATTGTTTTGGGTGGGGGACACAGTATTGGCGTTCCCATTGCTGTATCGGCAACTTATTCGTTCATTGTTGAAAGTGCAACAATGACCATTCATCCCATTCGTTTAACAGGCATGGTGATTGGCGCCCAGAGTTCTTTTGATTACTTGGAAAAAATGCAAGATCGTGTCAACCGGTTTGTTGTGAGTCATTCCCAGATGGATGAGTCAAAATGGAAAGAAATGCTTTATAAAATGGGTGAACTGTCGCGGGATATCGGCACATCTGTAGGTGGTAAAGACGCTGTGAAATATGGTTTGATTAATGCTGTAGGGGGGATTTCTGAGGCCATGTCCAAGCTTCAGGAATTGATTCAAGCGAACAAAGACAGCAAGGGACTGAAACAATGA